In Paludibaculum fermentans, the genomic stretch TGAAACTCGGGCCACTTCTCCGACAGGCGCAGGCGCGCCGCATGATTGACCGCCGTGAACAGAGCCCAGTTGTTGCCACGCACAGGCTGCTTGGTGCAACTGTCCAGCCACGCGGCCACATTGCGCCGCTCGCCTTCCGTGAGAGCGGGCAGCACCTTGTCGCGCAGCAGCCACAGGCTCCAGGCCACGATGGACGATTCCACCTGGCGTTGATCGCTGCCGCCGGTCTTCGCGGGCTGCCAGTAATCCGGATGCTCGGGATTGCAGCCGTTCCGAAACGCATTCGTCATCGCCGCCGTGAGTTCCAACCCCGGTTCGCGCCCGCCCGCGATCCAGGCCGCCATCGCCGGCATCATGCGCGTGACGCCCGTCACGCTCAGGCCCGACTTCGAGAGAAAGTTCTTCGTGATCGTCGCATTCGGATACTCGACCACCGCCAGGCTGGGTGAGGTCTTCGCGGCATTCTTCAGGTAGCCGCGGGTGATGTCGAGGAAGAAGCTCTTCACCTGTGCCTCAGGCGGAGGAGGAGGCGGAGGCGGCTCGCCCTTCTTCCCGCCGGACTTCTTCTTGCCCTGCGCGGCAGCGGCCGCCGCGGGCACCAGACTCAAAAACTCTCGCCGGTACATGCTGACAGCATTATTTCTCAACCGGACCACTGGGGGCCACGGTCAATTGGCGTTTCACCTTCCGGCCGAAGGTTCCGCTGGCGGTCAATGTATACGTGACAGGTTTCCTGGGCACCGCATAGAAGCAGCCCTGCAGGATCTGCGAGCCGGGAAAGGCCGGCGGATCCACCCCCACCAGCGTCGCGTTCCTGGTGGCGAAGCACAGCAGGTGCACGGTGTCTCCACGATCCACCTTCGACTCCCGCACCCGGAAGTAGCTGATGCTCGGTGCCAGCGCGGGCTCCGGCATCACAATGAGGTCGAACGATTTCGAGAGCGTCCGTCCCTTCGCATCCTCCGTGGTGAGCGTATACCGGGTGGTGCGCTCCGGGCTGACCTCAAAGCAGCGGTTGAACGAGGGCGAGAGCTCGGCGATGGGAGGATCAATTCGCACAGCCTTGGCATTCATCACGCCATAGCAGACGGAGGTCGTCTCGCCCTCGGCGATTGCGCCCGGATACGCATAGAAGTTGATGATGCCCAGCCCCTTGGCCGGATCCACCCAGTCGAAGGCTTCCGGTCTCTTCACCGGTGCCGCCACGCGCGCGGCCCGCCAGCGCAGGATGTTCGGCATGCCGTCGACCAGCAGCCACGCCGTGACGATCAGAATCAGAACATTGCCAAGTTGCAGCCAGTTCTGCCACCGCTTCATTCGGACCCATTAGACATCAACTGCGGTGCGGTTGTTCCCACCGAAAGCATTGCACAGGTGTCGAACAATCCAGCTAGATTCATACGGTTTCGGGAACCGGCACCACCGCTGCCGTGTCAAAGATTGGCACCAAGCCTCGATTCCCGGAATGCGAAGTCAATTTTCTGGTTTTGTTACAACAACCAGCAAACATGAGTCGTATTGCACAGTAGAGTCTGGTGGGAGTGGAATTAAACGCAGTCATCCTGCTTGGAGCTGGCCACCAAGTGCAGTTCATTCTTAACTGAGGAGACGACCCGATGAACGATGACCCGGAAAAGGGGCCGCCGCATCCTCGGAGCAGGCAGTCCTCCAGTACCCCGGTGTACGGAAAGCTGCCATCAGCGTGGATCGATTTCATCCGGTATTGCCAGGATATGCGATACGGCGAAATTGAGCGGTTGTCCATTCAGGACGGACTTCCCGTACTGGCCGAGACGACACGGCAGAAGGTGAAGTTCACGAGCTAGTTCAAATATACGTTGCCGGCTGACCGAAGCACTCGGAGGCCGTCGCTCAGGAACACCAGGTTCCCAGCGGCGGCCTCTTTTGTTTTTGGCCAGCCGGGGATCGGCCAAAGAAAGAGAGGAGCCAATGCGAACAGGATTCGTGTGTCTGATGGTCCAGGTATGCCTGGTGGTCAACGGCCGCCCTGTGAATCCCCAGCCGGACGAGCCCAGCGAGGAAGCCGTCCGGCTCTGGGTGACAACGATGGAGGCAGCCCAGAAACTCCGGCAGCAAGGAGCTTACGAAGCGGCCTATCGAGGATTCGAAGACGCGAGCGCGCTCGCCCGGAGCATGCCCGGCACGCCCGTCCTGCGCGCTCGAAGCTATGAATACCTGGGTAGCATGGCGGCCACCCTGGGCCGGCCCATCGAGGCCGAAGGGCACTACCTGTCCGCCATCCGGCTGTGGGAAGCCATTGACGACCTGGGGACCATCCCACAACTGCAGGCCACGGCCGACCTCGTCAGTCTGTATGTCGAGACAGGCCAGACCGGCAAGGCGGAGCGGCTCGCCAAACGGCTGGCGGCCGACAGCGAAGACAAGCTCGATGCGAATCCTACGGCGGCGGGCCGGGTACAGATTGCCCTGGCCGCGGCCGCGTATCTGAACCAGGATGTGGATCGCGCCGAGTCACTCTGCCGGAAGGCGATCCGGACGAAAGAAGCCAATCGCGAGATCTCGCCGGAGGAGCTGTCCCAGGCCCACAATCAACTCGGCCTCATCCTCTGGAAGCAAGGCCAGCGGGCCTATGCCTTGCAGCAGGCACGGACCGCCGTCGAGATCCTGGAGAAAAACGACCGGACTCATTCCATCGAGTATGCCGCCGCACTCGGGAATACGGCCATGATGTCCGCCATCGACAGCGGAGACCGCAACGCGGCGGACCTGATGTTGCGCGCCATCCAGGTTGTCAGGGCAGGTGTGGGCACAGGCCATGTCTTCCTGGCCGAACTCCTGGTCAACTATGCCGACCTGCTGAAGCGTGCCAAACGCGGCGACGAGTCAAAGGCCGCGCAGCGCGAGGCACAGCAGATCTTCCAGAACACCCTGGTGCGGCAGCCTGGCCATCACACCGTTGACGTGGCGGACCTGGTGCGAGGCAGCAAGCGCCGCTGACACCGGCAAATCCCGAGGGCACGAAGCCCTCCGAGCCAGCGCGCCCCGGCATCCTGCAACACTTGCGAAGTGTCCGTTCCAAGTGTCAATTCTCTGTGGTCGTTGCCACCGGTTCCCGCGATGAGCCGTATTGCAGGCTAGTGCACGCTCCAACATGCGTTGAACACGGCCGGAGCGGGCGCCTGGAGCGAAATCGACCAACCGGGCGTTCAGGTTGGACTCATCGCCCTGGCCAGGACCACGCGGCACAAAGCAATGCTCGCGAATGAGTGAGGACAGCCGCTTCTGGCTGACCGCAGTACGCGGAGTTCGCCGCCTGGGGGCTGTGGTACCCGTGCGGACGGCCTCTTTCTGTGGTTGCGAGCCGGAATCGGCCTTTCAAGAAGGAAGGGAGCTCATGAGACGAGTCCTTGCGCATCTCATCGCCCTTTGTAGTGCGGCAGTCATCGGCTGTGCCGCGAATGGGCTGGACCCCACGCCGGATACGAACCCAACGCGGCGCTGGGCGGATCTCGTGGAAACAGCCCACCAACAGCGGCATGCTGGAGCCTATCAGGCAGCTTTCGAGACCCTCCAGCAGGCCAGCGCCCTGAGCCAACAGATCCCGGGCGCGCTCCAGATGCGAGCACGGAGCTCCGAATATCTCGGCACCTTGGCGGCCTTGCTGGGGCAGCCCGTCGAGGCGGAGTCCATGCTGAAGACGTCCATCCGGCTTTGGGAGCAGACGGGCGAACCGGGCTTTGTCGCCCGCCTGCAGACGGAAGCGGACCTGATCAGCCTCTATGTGGCCACCGGACGGCCCGGCCTCGCTGCGCGATCAGCCAGGACGCTGGCCGCCAAATGCGATGGCAGGCTCGACCAGGATGCGGCGGCGGCCGACCGGGTCTACGGCGCGCTGGCTGCCGCCGCTTACTCAAACCAGGATCTGGTGCGCGCGGAAGCCCTGGCTCGCAAGGCAATTCAATTCCACCAGCTCAACCCCGATGCCATGCCGGAGGACCGGGCCCAGGCGCACACCCAACTCGGACTCATCCTGTGGAAACGAGGACAGAAGGACGCAGCCCGGCAGGAGGTTCGGGCGGCCATCGACATCCTGGAGGCGAATCATCGCGGAGCAGTCGTCGAATACGCGGCCGCACTCAGCAATCTGGCGAAGATGACGGGCGCCGATCGAAACGACCTGCGCGCGTTGGAGATGATGCGCCGCGCGATCGAAGTGGCGCGGTCCAACGTCGGCGCCAGCCATGTCTTCCTGGCCGATCTGTGGTCAGCCTACGCCGAACTGCTGAAGCGGGCCAAGCGCGGCGAGGAGTCGAAAGCCGCCCGCCGCGAGGCACAGGCCATCTATCAGCAAACGCTCGTACAGCAACCCGGCCGCTACAGTGTGGATATCGCGGACTTCGCCCCGGAAGCCGGCAAACGCTGACGGGATGCCGGGTTAGGCCAGCAGCTCCTGGGTCCGGATGAGCCGTTCCTGCACGCGCACCCCGTTGGGGCACTGGATCGTGCAGCGGTCGCAGGACTCGCAGCGGACCTGCTGCAGCTCCGCCGGCATGGTTCGGAAGTTGTCGCGGGCCATCGCAAACTCGCCGTACCCGTCGGCATAGGTCAGATACCGCAGCATGTCGCTCACCGGCAGTCCCTGGGGACACGTCCCGGCGCAGGTCCCGCACATCCTGCAGTACAGCGGCGTGATGCGTTCCAGATGCGCGGCCAGCAGCTTGGCGTCCGCCGCCTGATAGGGCTCGCGCAGCGCCTTGAGATTCTCGTCGAGTTGCTCGTTGTCCTTGATGCTGGGGATCGCCGTATGCACATAGGGCATCCGCAGCGCCCACTTGAGCGCGGAAAGGGCGGCGCCCGGCTTCGCCATGGCGGCTTTGGCCCGATCGAAATCGTAGCTCCGGTCCAGCCGCATGCTGCCGGCCATCACCTTCATCGCCACCACGCCGATCCCGGCGTCGGAGATCGACTTCACCAACGGCTCCATCGTGGCCGCCATGGCGAAGTTATAGGTGGTGAGAATGACGTCGATGGAGCCGGTCTTGATGGCGGCCGGAATCACTTCCGCGTGGCCGTTGTGCAGGCTGAGCCCGGCGAAGCGGATCTTGCCCTGCTTCTTCGCGATCTGCTGCGCCTCGATCAACTCCGGCGTGATCTGATCCGCCCGGTCCTTGGCATGCAGGTACCAGATGTCGATGTGGTCGGTGCCCAGTTCCTTCAGCGTGGTGTCGATGTCGCGCAGGGCGCCGTCCTTGTCCTTCGCAATGGTCTTGGAGGAAAGGACCAGCTTCTGCCGGTGCGGCTTCACCGCCGCGCCCACCATGCGTTCGTTGTTCCCGCCCGAGTAGACACGGGCGGTGTCGAAGTAGGTAATGCCCTGGTCGATCGCGCGCTCGATCACGGTGGGATCGGAGGTCACCATGCAGCCGAAGCCGACACTCGTCACCTTCAAACCGGTCTTGCCCAGCGTCCTGATAGCGGCAGGAGCCGGAGCCCCCGGCGCGGCCAGCAAAGCGGGCGAAATGGCGCCGGCAGCCAGAAAGCCGCGGCGGGAGAAATTCGAACTCACGGGATACTACCTCCGGAATTTGACGTTCAACAACCGGCGCAGCGATCAGCCCAGCTTGGGCGGCAACTCGGTGAGCGGGCCCATCCACTGCATCATGCGGTCGATATCGGTGTGCAGGCGGTACTTCTTCTGAACGTCCTCGATCTTCTCGCCGCGCAACTCAATGCCGGCCCGGTCAAACGTGCCGATGCCCACCTTCGCGCAGTACTGCAGATAGCCCATCCACTCGGGATTCACGCCCATGCACTCGACGCCAATCCGGTCGGCGGCCACAAAATCGGTAGAGGCGATGGCGACCCGCGAAGCAACCGGGGTGCCGGAGCCGGGGCCGTTGCCCTCCATGCCTTCGAAGCCGTCGATCACCGCCACACCCCAATTTGGCTTCAGCCGCTCGGCCGTCCGCATGATGTCGTAATGCGTCTGCCGAACGCCGCCGTGATAGACCCGTTTGTCGTTCCAGCGTTTCGCCTCGCCCTGCTTGTAGTGCAGCGGAGCGCCCAGCGCCATGTTCTTGATGTTCAGCGTCGCAATGACGACGTTGTGGGTCTTCAACAGGCCGGCCGAGATCACGAAAGCGTCCGGATCGAGCAGCCGCTTGGCCAGACGCACCGGCTGGATCTGGAGATTGCCGTCGAGAATCTGCAGCGTCTCGTACTCGGCTTCTTCATTAAGATCCACCAGCTTGATGTTCATCTTCTTGTGATCATCAATGGCCGCCTGGTACTTGAAGTTGTCGAAACCGGCGGTGGTGAAGCCGGCGGAGGATTCGGCAATGTAGACAGGACCCTTGTAACGGTCGGCCAGATAGTCGAGGATGCCGTTCAGCGCGTCCGCGTGTGTGGCCGCCAGCTGGCGCTCAGTGGAGACCATGTTCGGCTTGATAACAACGGACTTACGGCCGCGCAGCTTCGCCGTGATCTCCTTGTCGATCAGGCGCATGGCCGCCGTCACATTCTTGCGGCGATCCTCGCCTTTGAAGAGGCCGGCGGGGACTTGTGTGGCCGCACGAGCGGTGCGGGAAGCGAGCAGCAGTCCGGCGGATGCGCCAAACAGACCCCGGCGGGTGAAAGTAGTGGCCATTGCGAACACCTCAGTCAATATAGTATGTAAAGAGCTGAAACTCTGTAAAGGAGGATTTCGACATGAGCGCGACCCGACGCGGATTCCTGGCCGGTATCGGCCTGGCTGGAACAGTAGGCCTGGAGGCGGCGCCCTCCGCCATCGAGATGCCCAAAAGGACGCTGGGCAAGACCGGCATCAAGGTGACCGTGCTCGGCTTCGGCTGCATGACCACCTCCGACCCCACCGTGATCGAACAGGCTGCCGACGCCGGCATCAACTGGTTCGATACGGCCCGCGGGTATCAGAACGGCAACAACGAGAGGATGGTCGGCGCGGCGCTGAAGAGCCGTCGCGACAAGCTCCACATCACCAGCAAGACCCCCGGCAAGACCAAGGCCGAGGTGCTGGCGAACCTGGACACCACGCTGAAGGAGCTGCAGACCGACCACATCGACGTCTGGTATCTCCACTCGCGCTCCACCCCCGCGGCGGCGCCGGATGAGCTCTTCGATGCGCAGGATGAAGCCGTCAAGGCCGGCAAAGTGCGCTTCAAGGGTGTCAGCTTCCACAGCGGCCACAAAGAGATGATCCCGTTCCTCATCGAGAAGAAGCGCACCGACGTCCTTCTCATGAGCTACAACTTCACGATGGATCCCGAACTCGACACCCTCATCGACAAGGCCAACGCGGCCGGCATGGGCATCGTGGCCATGAAGGTGATGGCCGGCGGCTTCCGCCAGAACAAACAGGGCTCGCCGATGTTCGAGAAGTTGTCGAAGACCGGCACCATGGCCGCCGCCCTCAAGTGGGCCGTGCGCCGTCCGGCGATTCACACCTCCATCCCGGGCATCATGGATGCTGACCAACTGGATGAGAACTTCAAGGCTGTCGCCGCCGGCTATAGGAAGGAAGTCGACGACAAGCTGCTGGCCGCCCAGCTCAAGTTCATCAGCCCGCTGTACTGCCGCTTCTGCGGATCCTGCTCCGGCAAGTGCGCGCAGGGCCTGCCCGTCAGCGACATCATCCGCTATGTCAGCTACGCCGAAGGCTACGGTGAATTCGCCCTGGGCCGGGAGAACTACCAGACCCTGCCCGAAAACCTGCAGCAGGTGAAGTGCGGCGACTGCACCAACTGCAGCATCAACTGCCCGAACGGCGTGCGCGTGGCCGAACGCGTGGCCCGCGCGCAGGAGATGTTTGCGTGAGGGCGTTCCTGCTGTCACTGATCGGAATGGTAGCGATGGGGCAGTCTCCGGACTGCTCCATCTCGCCGGGCTTTGTCCAGGATGGCAAAGTCCGTCAATTTGATACTGAGACGCTCTACGAGTACATGAACGGGAATTCGGAAGGATATTTCCTCTACGGATTCAAGAGCATGACCGGGATCACGTGCAAGAAAGCCGGAGTGACGCTCATCGCGGATATCAGTACGTTCCCTTCACCCGAATTGGCGTACGGAATGTTCACCGGCAATTTGGATCCCCGCCTGCCCACCGAGAAAATCGGAGCCGGCGGCCAGGTCACCGGCCGCAAAGTACTTTTCGTAAAAGGGCAGTTCCTGGGAGAAATTGCAGCCGAACCCGAGGGCGAGTACACCGCTCTTCTGCGCGCGGCCGCCGTCGAGTTCGCCAGGAAGATCACTGGAACCACCGAAACACCAGCGGAGTTGGCGTGGTTCCCGAAAGAACACCTGCAGGCGGGCTCCCCGCGCCTGGTGCCCCAGAGTGTCCTCGGCCTCCGTATCCTCAAGCGCGGCTATCTCGCACAATATGAGGAAGGCAAGTCATTTGTAGTAACAGAAGACTCGCCCGCCTCCGCCACGGCTCTCTTCGCGAAGTTGAAGGAGCGTTTCCCGGGCGGCTCCGCCACCCAGGTCGGCGACGAGGGTTACGTCACGGAAGACCGCTATCTCGGCAAAATGTGTCTATTCCGTAAAGGAATGCGCGTGGCGGGTTTCACCAACGCTCCGCCGTCCGGCGACGCCGCTCAACGCGCCCTGCAATTAGCGGCTCGTATCCCGTAAGTCTGATATTTTTTACGAGCCCTATACAAATTTACTGGACAATGCAGCATAATGGAGCTGCTTACGGTCTTTGTGCGCCTCGCAGCTCCAATGAAAACGATTTTTGCGTTTCTTCTGCCGGCTTTTCTCCTGGCTGGCCCTCCCCTTGATCGCGCTCGTCTCGCGGAAACCACTCAATCCCCGGATCTTCGCGCCGCCTTGCGCGGCTTGCGCACCTCTGAAACAAATCGCAGGGACCGCCTGCGGAATCACGCCGAGTCCCTACCCGGCCGCACACCCCTGGCCTCCGGCACGGGTGTGACTATGGCGCCCGGCTATCTGGGCGGAACGGCCATCGACGATATCTATGGCATGGCCAAAGACGCGGACGGTAATCTGGTCGTCGCTGGCGACTCCACCTCCGCTGAGCTGAAAGCCACAGCCGGCGCCGTCGCGCATGAACGCGGCGATGTATTTGTCCAGAAACTCAAGGCCGACGGCTCGGCGGTTCTCTGGACCGCGCGCCTGGGCGGCACACAATTGGAGAGCGCCACCGCGGTCACAGTAGACGCCAAAGGCGATGTTTATGTCACGGGTTGGACAGCTTCCTCCGATTTCCCCACTTCGTCCAACGCGTTTCAGCGGTTTGGCCAGGGCGGCGACGATGCCTTTGTCGCCAAATTGTCGGGCAAGGATGGCAGTCTCGTCTATTGCACCCTGCTCGGCGGCACGAAGGACGAGAATCCGCAGGCCATCAGTGTCGATGCCGCCGGTATCGTGGCGATCACCGGCCATACGGACTCTACGAATTTCCCCACCCAGGCCGCGGGCTCGCGCGGCGCGTTCTCCGGTGGACCCGGCGCCATGATCGCACGCCTGAATGCGACCGGCTCGGCCCTGGTTTCCAGTACGGTGCTCACCGGCAACGGCTGGGTAAAAGGCTTCGCCATCGCCAGCCTGGCGGACGGCACTTTCCAACTGGCTGGCGCCTCGACCGCCAGCGACCTGCCCATGGTGAAGTCGTTTCAGAAGTCCCATCAAAGCGCCGGAGTCTGGCACTCCGGCAACGCCGGCCGCAGCTGGATCCCTGGCGCTGACGGCATGCGCGGCGTTCAGGGGGAATCGATGGTCATCGACCCCTCGAATCCCCAGATGATCTATGTGGCGACAAAGCGAGGGGTCTACAAATCCTCGGACGGCGGCTTCACCTGGAAGGCCGCCAACTCCGGCCTCACTTCCGCCGCTACGCAGTACCTGGCTGTCGACCCCAAGACGCCCACCACCCTCTACGTGGCCACCTCCACGGTCGGCGTGTTCAAATCCACCGACGGCGGCGCCAACTGGTCCGCGGCCAACTCCGGTCTCGCCAAGAACGCCTGGCAGATCACCCTCGATCCCCAAAACCCCAAAACGCTCTATGCCACCACCAGTTCCAGCGGCATCATGAAGAGCACGGACGGGGGCGACTCCTGGAACAACGCCAACACCGGGATTGACGAGTACTTCCCTTACATCATTCAAATCTCGGTCGATCCGCAGACGCCAGCCAATCTCTATGCCGCCGGCTATCTCTCTGTCTATCGCAGTCGCGACGCCGGCCTGACGTGGACGCCTCTCAACGCCGGCCCCTCCGACGAGATCTACACCTCCGTCCACGTCGACGAGAGCAATCCCAGCACCATTTACGCGTCCTCCTACTTCAGCGGTTCCTACCGCAGCACGGACGGCGGCGCTTCCTGGCAGCCCATGCGGAGCGGGCTCTCGCCATACTTGACGGTCTATGAATTCCGCGCCGGCACCAACGCCCCCGGCGTAGTCTATGCCGCCACTGACTATGGGATCTACAAATCCCTGAACTATGGCCAGACCTGGACCCAGCCCGCCGCGGAACTATCCAACCACTACATCTACGGTTTGGCCTTGAACCCGCTGGACAAGAACATCGTGTACTCCTGCGGACAGCTTGCGCCGGATGGAGTCGTGGTGCACTTCGACAAGGACGGGCAGTCGATTCTCCAGTCCACTTACCTGGGCGGCGACGGCGATGACGAGATCTTCGGAATGGCCATCGGGCCCGACGGTTCGGTCCACGTGACGGGCTTCAGCGAGTCGCCCGATTTCCCCACCACTCCCGGCGCGCCGCAGACAGTCATCGCGGGTGAGATCGACGCCTTCGTCGCCACGTTCGACAACACCCTGGGCACCCTGCCGTTCTCTACCCTGCTGGGCGGCGACGGGGCCGACATCGGCATGTCTCTGGCAATCGAGCCGGGCGGAACCCTCGCCGCCGCCGGCTGGACCGGTTCCCTGCAATTCCCGGTGACCGGCGGTCTCGGCAATGCGCCCCTGGGCGGCTCCACGGACATGTTCCTGGCCCGGGTTTCGCCCACCGCCCCGGGCTTCGCGCTCACCACGCTCCTGGGCGGCAGCGGCCTCGACTCGGCCACCGCCGTCGTGGCCACCGACAGTGGAGCCTGGGTCGGCGGCTACACCACCTCGCGCGACCTCACCGGCACGCTCGCGGGCGCCAGCGCCGGCTATCTCGGCGGCGCCTCCGACGCCCTGCTGGTTCGTGTCGCAGGCCTGTCCGCCGATGCGGCATTCCAGCAGACCAGCCTGACCTTCGACATCCTGCTCGACGGCGGCCCGCTCACCCAGGAAAAGACAGTCACCGTCACCAGCGCCGCCGGAGCCTTGCCGCTCGTGGGCAAAGTCCCCGCCGATGCCGCCTGGCTCAAGGCGGTGCCGAACCCCCAGAAGGCCGGTGAACTACTGATCCGGGTCGACGCAACCGGGCTGGTCGCCGGTGAATACAAGACCGCGATCGAGGTCTCCTCGCCGCTGGCCGGCGTGGCCACCACGCCCGTGGCCGTCACCCTGCGCGTGAAGAACGCCACCCCGCCCGTCCTCACCACCGTCCTCCACCAGGCGGAACGGACCGCGCAGGCCATCGCGCCCGGCCTCCCCATCCTATTGCAGGGAGACGGTTTCCTCTTTGCCAGCGGGAAGCTGACACCGGATCCCGCGGCCGAAGTACTGCCCACCACCCTGGGCCGCGTCTCCGTCACCATCAATGGGACACCCGCCCCGTTGGAGTCGGTGGAAGGCACGCTGATCTCTGCCATCACCCCCTTCGGCCTCACCGGCGACCGCGCCACCATCGTCGTCACCCGCGACGGCCTCGGCAGCGCGCCAATCGACGTCGCCCTCACCCCCACCGCCCCCGGCCTCTTCACCACCGACGGCTCCGGCCAGGGCCAGGCCCGCGCTGAGAACGAGGACGGCACCACCAACACCGTCGACAACGCCGCCGAGCACGGCCACCCCATCATCCTGCACGCCACCGGAGCCGGCATCATGACACCCGCCCTCGCCGATGGCCAACTGGTCACCGACGCCGATCACCACCCAGACGCCAAAGTCGAGGTCTTCATCGGCGGCCTGCCCTGCGACGTCTACTATTCCGGAGCCGCCCCCGGCCGCTTCGCCGGCTACCTGGATCTGAACCTGAAAGTACCAGATGAAGTGACACCCGGACCCGCCGTGCCCGTTGTTCTCAGAATCGGCGGCAAGGACAGCACACAGACTGTAACCATTGCAGTTCGTTAATGGAACCCGCCCGCGAGCCGGGATTCTAGATTGAGTCCCGGCCCCGCGAGGGGACGATTATATAATCAAAGGGTGAAACACCTGAAACTGATCGTCCCCCTGGCCGTACTACTGCTCTCCGCCTGTTCCAAAAACATCCAGACGGATGAAGCCGTAAAGCAGGGCATCATCAAGCACCTGAGCCAGAACAGCGGCTTACAGCTGGCCAGCATGGACATCACCGTCAGCGGTGTGACGTTCAAGGACAATACAGCCGAAGCCTCCGTCTCCTTCAAGCCCAAGGGCGCTGACCCGGCCACCGGCATGCAGATGCGCTATTCCCTGGAACGCCAGGGCTCTGAGTGGGTTGTGAAGAAGAAGGCCGATAGCGGCCACGGCGCGGCCCTGCCCGGTATGAACCCCGGCTCCATGCCTGCCTCCCCTCACGGCGCCACCACACCGCCGGCCATGGGCGAGATGCCGGCCAACCATCCGCCGATGGGTTCCGGAAAGATGCCGGAGAAGAAGTGAAGCGCGTCGCCGTCCTGGGCGGAGGACCGGCGGGCTCCATGGCGGCCGCGGGCATAGCGGCAGCCGGCCTCGACACCATCCTGCTCGACGAGAAGCTCGCCTGGGAAAAGCCCTGCGGCGGCGGCATTACCTTCAAGGCCTACACCCGATACCCGTTTCTGCTCGAGAACGACCGTCCGAAAAAGGTGGTCAGCGACGCCGTGTTGACCGAGCCCAGCAGCGGCTCGG encodes the following:
- a CDS encoding tetratricopeptide repeat protein; the encoded protein is MRTGFVCLMVQVCLVVNGRPVNPQPDEPSEEAVRLWVTTMEAAQKLRQQGAYEAAYRGFEDASALARSMPGTPVLRARSYEYLGSMAATLGRPIEAEGHYLSAIRLWEAIDDLGTIPQLQATADLVSLYVETGQTGKAERLAKRLAADSEDKLDANPTAAGRVQIALAAAAYLNQDVDRAESLCRKAIRTKEANREISPEELSQAHNQLGLILWKQGQRAYALQQARTAVEILEKNDRTHSIEYAAALGNTAMMSAIDSGDRNAADLMLRAIQVVRAGVGTGHVFLAELLVNYADLLKRAKRGDESKAAQREAQQIFQNTLVRQPGHHTVDVADLVRGSKRR
- a CDS encoding tetratricopeptide repeat protein, with product MRRVLAHLIALCSAAVIGCAANGLDPTPDTNPTRRWADLVETAHQQRHAGAYQAAFETLQQASALSQQIPGALQMRARSSEYLGTLAALLGQPVEAESMLKTSIRLWEQTGEPGFVARLQTEADLISLYVATGRPGLAARSARTLAAKCDGRLDQDAAAADRVYGALAAAAYSNQDLVRAEALARKAIQFHQLNPDAMPEDRAQAHTQLGLILWKRGQKDAARQEVRAAIDILEANHRGAVVEYAAALSNLAKMTGADRNDLRALEMMRRAIEVARSNVGASHVFLADLWSAYAELLKRAKRGEESKAARREAQAIYQQTLVQQPGRYSVDIADFAPEAGKR
- a CDS encoding aldo/keto reductase, with product MSSNFSRRGFLAAGAISPALLAAPGAPAPAAIRTLGKTGLKVTSVGFGCMVTSDPTVIERAIDQGITYFDTARVYSGGNNERMVGAAVKPHRQKLVLSSKTIAKDKDGALRDIDTTLKELGTDHIDIWYLHAKDRADQITPELIEAQQIAKKQGKIRFAGLSLHNGHAEVIPAAIKTGSIDVILTTYNFAMAATMEPLVKSISDAGIGVVAMKVMAGSMRLDRSYDFDRAKAAMAKPGAALSALKWALRMPYVHTAIPSIKDNEQLDENLKALREPYQAADAKLLAAHLERITPLYCRMCGTCAGTCPQGLPVSDMLRYLTYADGYGEFAMARDNFRTMPAELQQVRCESCDRCTIQCPNGVRVQERLIRTQELLA
- a CDS encoding DUF362 domain-containing protein yields the protein MATTFTRRGLFGASAGLLLASRTARAATQVPAGLFKGEDRRKNVTAAMRLIDKEITAKLRGRKSVVIKPNMVSTERQLAATHADALNGILDYLADRYKGPVYIAESSAGFTTAGFDNFKYQAAIDDHKKMNIKLVDLNEEAEYETLQILDGNLQIQPVRLAKRLLDPDAFVISAGLLKTHNVVIATLNIKNMALGAPLHYKQGEAKRWNDKRVYHGGVRQTHYDIMRTAERLKPNWGVAVIDGFEGMEGNGPGSGTPVASRVAIASTDFVAADRIGVECMGVNPEWMGYLQYCAKVGIGTFDRAGIELRGEKIEDVQKKYRLHTDIDRMMQWMGPLTELPPKLG
- a CDS encoding aldo/keto reductase, with translation MSATRRGFLAGIGLAGTVGLEAAPSAIEMPKRTLGKTGIKVTVLGFGCMTTSDPTVIEQAADAGINWFDTARGYQNGNNERMVGAALKSRRDKLHITSKTPGKTKAEVLANLDTTLKELQTDHIDVWYLHSRSTPAAAPDELFDAQDEAVKAGKVRFKGVSFHSGHKEMIPFLIEKKRTDVLLMSYNFTMDPELDTLIDKANAAGMGIVAMKVMAGGFRQNKQGSPMFEKLSKTGTMAAALKWAVRRPAIHTSIPGIMDADQLDENFKAVAAGYRKEVDDKLLAAQLKFISPLYCRFCGSCSGKCAQGLPVSDIIRYVSYAEGYGEFALGRENYQTLPENLQQVKCGDCTNCSINCPNGVRVAERVARAQEMFA
- a CDS encoding DUF6599 family protein — its product is MRAFLLSLIGMVAMGQSPDCSISPGFVQDGKVRQFDTETLYEYMNGNSEGYFLYGFKSMTGITCKKAGVTLIADISTFPSPELAYGMFTGNLDPRLPTEKIGAGGQVTGRKVLFVKGQFLGEIAAEPEGEYTALLRAAAVEFARKITGTTETPAELAWFPKEHLQAGSPRLVPQSVLGLRILKRGYLAQYEEGKSFVVTEDSPASATALFAKLKERFPGGSATQVGDEGYVTEDRYLGKMCLFRKGMRVAGFTNAPPSGDAAQRALQLAARIP